A region of Toxorhynchites rutilus septentrionalis strain SRP chromosome 1, ASM2978413v1, whole genome shotgun sequence DNA encodes the following proteins:
- the LOC129763348 gene encoding uncharacterized protein LOC129763348: MMHRQPSSSDFAREESVVPNIRPIISEIRRTLPQRILVHIYEASGIRFVGHLSFWEHFLNLNPDIELRAQDLRRLLFGEVFNEARYLEELPDRIALYLKPMFNTIPTETFESEDLNGSEDFMLNFPQSAVATGIRMNELVNYIIVPNPSVPNIPLVPLNMDAANAQLPSEVTSTGEDDLCKRFARLMHELVRADVGATDLSGLPSKELRERVVALVKMGIAVCDLFDQKMGARKVQQSARVLTEEDQLVPTTSNTTKRVGSFDDSGLGLSPRKRARLLQSSTLPAVRKQELRRTASASTEH, encoded by the exons ATGATGCATCGTCAACCAAGTTCTA GTGATTTTGCCAGAGAAGAATCAGTAGTTCCCAACATTCGACCTATCATCTCCGAGATTCGCCGCACTCTTCCCCAACGAATACTTGTCCACATATATGAAGCTTCGGGAATTCGATTCGTAGGACATTTGTCTTTCTGGGAACATTTTCTGAATCTCAATCCTGACATAGAGCTCAGAGCTCAAGATCTACGGAGACTGCTCTTCGGCGAAGTGTTCAACGAAGCAAGGTATCTTGAAGAATTACCGGACAGGATAGCTTTGTACTTGAAACCGATGTTCAATACAATTCCCACCGAAACGTTTGAGTCTGAAGATTTGAACGGGAGTGAagatttcatgttgaatttccCACAAAGTGCCGTAGCAACGGGAATAAGAATGAATGAACTCGTCAACTACATCATAGTGCCAAATCCGTCTGTACCTAATATTCCTTTGGTTCCACTGAACATGGACGCAGCAAACGCTCAACTCCCGTCCGAAGTTACATCCACCGGGGAAGACGATTTGTGCAAGAGATTTGCACGCCTCATGCACGAACTCGTTCGGGCCGATGTCGGCGCAACCGACTTATCAGGCCTCCCTAGCAAGGAATTGCGCGAAAGAGTTGTGGCACTCGTGAAGATGGGGATAGCAGTATGTGACTTGTTTGACCAAAAGATGGGTGCGCGTAAAGTACAACAAAGTGCTCGGGTCCTAACCGAAGAGGATCAATTGGTTCCCACCACTTCTAACACAACGAAGCGTGTGGGATCATTCGACGATTCTGGTCTGGGACTATCACCGAGAAAACGAGCCCGTCTGTTGCAAAGCTCCACGCTACCAGCAGTCAGGAAGCAGGAGCTGCGACGAACTGCTTCAGCCTCTACCGAGCATTGA
- the LOC129762240 gene encoding RPII140-upstream gene protein, translated as MLRKIIKSAVPRAAFVTAGIFPFSMNNHDTVEHDSLQKMYSDAPGDQQSGKERLYLMFSFDEFGRMSSELNAIYQAGFLGFFVGACYGGFVDSRVSYMNFMERNQATAFQSSFEAKRKLQDQVSVNFAKGAFKWGWRIALFTTSYVGIQTVISVYRGKSSIYEYLAAGGLTGAAYKFNMGLKGMTSGGLVGLTFGGIAGAISLALLRASGTTMEEVRFWQYKWRANRDQLITENIKQQTLVEPEPLLMKHHEKVGESNVSLDKIETAGKPLSNTDNETVNK; from the exons ATGCTGAGGAAAATTATTAAAAGTGCCGTTCCGCGAGCGGCTTTCGTTACTGCCGGAATATTTCCATTTAGTATGAATAATCACGATACAGTTGAACATGACTCGCTGCAAAAAATGTACTCGGATGCGCCCGGTGATCAACAGAGTGGCAAGGAGAGACTGTATCTTATGTTCAGTTTTGA CGAATTTGGCCGGATGTCTAGTGAATTAAACGCCATCTATCAAGCAGGATTTCTTGGGTTCTTTGTTGGGGCTTGCTATGGAGGCTTTGTTGATTCCCGGGTATCCTATATGAATTTTATGGAGCGAAACCAGGCGACCGCCTTCCAATCTAGCTTCGAAGCAAAG CGCAAGCTTCAAGATCAAGTATCGGTCAACTTTGCCAAAGGAGCATTTAAGTGGGGCTGGCGAATAGCGTTGTTTACGACCAGTTATGT CGGTATCCAGACAGTAATTTCAGTGTATCGCGGTAAATCATCGATATACGAGTATTTGGCAGCAGGCGGCCTAACTGGTGCCGCATACAAATTCAACATGGGCCTAAAGGGCATGACTAGTGGAGGACTTGTGGGTCTCACGTTCGGAGGTATTGCCGGTGCTATTTCGCTGGCGCTTCTCAGAGCAAGCGGCACCACTATGGAGGAGGTTCGCTTCTGGCAGTACAAATGGAGAGCTAATCGGGACCAACTTATAACTGAAAATATAAAACAGCAAACTTTAGTTGAACCGGAGCCTCTGTTAATGAAACATCACGAAAAGGTTGGAGAATCAAATGTTTCTTTGGACAAAATTGAGACTGCTGGAAAACCCTTATCGAACACTGACAACGAGACTGTGAACAAATAG
- the LOC129762474 gene encoding endoplasmin codes for MKCMLLLIVGLFLFAGITTVRAEDELDSEDVPSVEQDLGASKEASRTDAEVIQREEEAIKLDGLSVAQIKELREKSEKFTFQAEVNRMMKLIINSLYRNKEIFLRELISNASDALDKIRLLSLTDPNVMETNNKLEIKIKADKENRVLQIIDTGVGMTKQDLVNNLGTIAKSGTADFLSKMQETKTEGQDVNDMIGQFGVGFYSAFLVADRVVVTTKHNDDKQYIWESDAASFSIVEHPSGNTLERGSQISLHLKEEAQDFLEDDTIKQLIKKYSQFINFPIYMWTSKEVEEEVPVEEEAAEKPEKKDEDHAEEEDGKVEEETEDDKPKTKKIKKTVWDWEIMNDSKPIWTRKPNDVSEDEYTEFYKSLTKDSSEPLTQTHFVAEGEVTFKSLLYIPKVQPSESFNRYGTKADNIKLYVRRVFITDEFNDMMPNYLNFIRGVVDSDDLPLNVSRETLQQHKLIKVIKKKLVRKALDMIKKIDKEAYEKFWKEYSTNIKLGIMEDPSNRSRLAKLLRFQSSEGKSTKEYTSLSEYVSRMKPKQEHIYFIAGASRAEVEKSPFVERLLSRGYEVLYLVEAVDEYSISALPEFDGKKFQNVAKEGFVLNDSDEAKAKFEELKTEFEPLLKWLNDVALKDKIAKALVSERLSNSPCALVASMFGWTGNMERLAMANAHQKTDDPQRQYYLNQRKTLEINPRHPLTRELLRRVEADADDLVAKDMAVLMFNTATLRSGFHLQETADFADSIERMMRQTLGVSLDEVPEQEEFSEEDSSEGGAKDEGEDINAEDDGEHDEL; via the exons ATGAAGTGCATGTTACTTCTAATTGTGGGACTTTTCCTTTTCGCAG gaatCACCACCGTGCGCGCTGAGGATGAACTAGACTCCGAGGACGTACCATCGGTCGAGCAGGATCTGGGCGCTTCGAAGGAAGCTTCCCGTACCGATGCGGAAGTGAtacagcgtgaggaagaagctATTAAATTAGATGGACTGAGTGTAGCGCAGATCAAAGAATTGCgtgaaaagtctgaaaaattcACGTTCCAAGCTGAAGTAAACCGTATGATGAAGTTGATTATAAATTCTTTGTACCGAAACAAGGAAATCTTCTTGCGTGAGTTGATCTCGAATGCTTCAGATGCCTTGGATAAGATCCGTCTGCTGTCGCTTACCGATCCTAACGTAATGGAGACAAACAACAAGCTCGAGATCAAAATAAAGGCAGACAAGGAAAACAGGGTGCTGCAAATTATTGACACCGGTGTCGGCATGACGAAACAAGACTTGGTTAACAACTTGGGTACGATAGCGAAATCGGGTACGGCCGATTTCCTCTCGAAGATGCAAGAGACGAAGACTGAGGGACAGGATGTGAATGATATGATTGGACAATTCGGTGTCGGTTTCTATTCGGCCTTTTTGGTTGCTGATCGTGTCGTAGTAACCACTAAACACAACGACGATAAACAGTACATCTGGGAGTCGGACGCCGCAAGTTTCAGCATTGTAGAACATCCTAGTGGTAACACACTGGAGCGTGGATCGCAAATTTCACTGCACTTGAAGGAGGAAGCCCAAGATTTCCTGGAGGATGACACTATTAAGCAATTGATTAAGAAATATTCGCAATTCATCAACTTCCCAATCTACATGTGGACGAGCAAAGAAGTCGAAGAGGAAGTTCCGGTTGAGGAAGAAGCTGCGGAGAAACCCGAGAAAAAAGATGAGGAtcatgctgaagaggaagatggTAAAGTTGAAGAAGAAACCGAGGATGACAAACCAAAGACGAAGAAAATTAAGAAGACTGTGTGGGATTGGGAAATCATGAATGATAGCAAGCCAATTTGGACTCGCAAGCCGAACGATGTTTCGGAAGACGAGTATACAGAATTCTACAAGAGCTTGACTAAAGATTCTTCGGAACCTTTGACGCAGACTCACTTTGTGGCGGAAGGCGAGGTCACCTTCAAATCTTTGCTGTACATTCCAAAGGTTCAACCCTCGGAAAGCTTCAACAGATACGGAACGAAGGCAGACAACATTAAGCTGTATGTGAGACGTGTGTTTATTACGGATGAATTCAACGATATGATGCCAAACTATTTGAATTTTATTCGTGGCGTTGTTGATTCCGACGATCTTCCCTTGAATGTTTCTCGTGAAACTCTCCAGCAGCACAAACTTATTAAGGTTATCAAGAAAAAACTCGTTCGAAAGGCGCTGGATATGATTAAGAAGATCGATAAGGAGGCGTATGAGAAGTTCTGGAAAGAATATTCAACTAACATCAAACTTGGAATCATGGAAGACCCCAGCAATCGTTCCCGTTTGGCCAAGTTGTTACGTTTCCAATCATCCGAAGGCAAGAGCACCAAGGAGTACACAAGCCTTTCTGAGTACGTATCTCGCATGAAACCAAAGCAGGAACACATCTACTTCATTGCCGGTGCAAGCCGTGCTGAGGTCGAGAAGTCTCCATTCGTTGAACGTTTGCTGTCGCGTGGTTATGAGGTTTTGTACCTTGTGGAAGCAGTTGACGAGTACAGCATTTCCGCTCTGCCAGAATTCGACGgtaaaaaattccaaaacgtCGCCAAGGAAGGATTTGTCCTCAACGATTCGGACGAAGCCAAGGCCAAATTTGAAGAACTCAAGACTGAATTCGAACCACTCCTCAAATGGTTGAACGATGTTGCTCTCAAGGACAAGATTGCCAAGGCACTAGTTTCGGAACGTCTCTCTAACTCACCGTGTGCTTTGGTGGCTTCAATGTTCGGCTGGACCGGTAACATGGAGCGTCTTGCCATGGCTAACGCCCATCAAAAGACTGATGACCCCCAGCGTCAATACTATCTGAATCAACGTAAAACTCTTGAGATTAATCCGCGCCATCCATTGACCCGTGAGTTGTTGCGTCGTGTAGAAGCCGATGCTGATGATCTCGTCGCAAAGGATATGGCCGTCCTGATGTTCAATACTGCCACTCTTCGATCTGGCTTCCACTTACAGGAGACCGCCGATTTTGCCGACAGCATCGAACGGATGATGCGTCAAACGCTCGGTGTGTCGTTGGATGAAGTTCCAGAGCAGGAAGAATTTTCCGAAGAAGACAGCTCCGAAGGCGGAGCTAAGGACGAAGGGGAAGATATCAATGCCGAAGATGATGGAGAGCATGACGAGCTGTAA